In Mycolicibacterium aubagnense, the DNA window GACCGCCATTTGCAGGGGATAGTTCCACGGCGTGATGGTGGCCACCACGCCGACCGCCTCACGTCGGATGCTTGAGGTGTGATCGGCCGAGTACTCGGCAGTGGCCTTGCCCTCAAGGAGCCGGGCGGCACCGGCAAAAAAGTCGATGTTGTCAATGCTGCCGGGAACGTCGAAGTTCGCCGCCAGCCGGACCGGTTTACCGGTCTGGCTAACCTCCTGGTCCACGAGCTCGTCAGCGTTCTCGGCAGTCAGTCGGGCCAACCGCGCCAGAACCGTGGCCCGCTCGGACGGAGTTGCCCGGGCCCAGTTGGGCTGTGCAGCGCGGGCCGCGGCCACGGCAACGTCCACATCGGCCGGCGTGGCCAGCGCATATGACGCCACCACAACACCCGTGGCCGGACTGCTGATCTCGAACGGCCTCCCGGCCGTTGTCACGGTCTTTCCGTCGATGAAACTACCGGCGACGACCTCGGCTCCACCTGCGCTCACGATCTCGCACGTTACCCCAACACATGTGCGGATTCCACTTGAAATCGAGTCACGAACGATTGATTCCGTCGCATCACTTGTATCGAACGACGGAATCCGTGCATGATTGATGCCATGGCCATCCCCGGTGCACCGCCCGATGCCACTGCGATGCCTGGGCGAAGTAACCCGTCTCGGGCGGCGCCGCATGCCAACTCGACGAACTCTCGAAAGCGATCATCGAGAAACTGCAGCAGGATGGCAGGCAGTCCTACGCCGCCATCGGTAAAGCGGTCGAGTTGTCGGAAGCGGCCGTGCGACAACGCGTCCAGCGCTTGGTCGACGGCGGCGTCATGCAGATTGTCGCGGTGACGGACCCTGTTCAAATGGGCTTCGGACGCCAGGCCTTGATCGGCGTTCGTTGCACCGGCGATACCACTGAGGTCGCCGACAAACTTGCCGCCATTGCCTCCGTCGACTACGTCGTGCTGACCGCCGGAACCTTCGACATCATCATCGAAGTCGTCTGCGAAGACGACAGCCACCTGCTCGACCTGCTCAACCGCAAGATTCGAGCCGTACCGGGGGTGCTATCCACCGAAACGCTGGTCTACCTCAAACTCGTCAAACAGCAATACAACTGGGGCACGCGATGACAACAATCAATGCAGCACAATCACTTTCAACCGACCTAGCGGCGAAGGCCAAACGGCATCTGTGGGGTCATTTCGCCCGTCATGGGGCCGATATCGCCCCGCCCATCATCACCCGCGGTGAGGGCGTCACCATCTTCGACGACCGGGGCAAAAGCTATATCGACGGGCTTTCGGGCCTGTTCGTCGTACAGGTCGGACACGGGCGCGAGGAACTTGCGGCGGCCGCTGCCCGGCAGGCCGAGCAACTGTCCTTCTTCCCTTTGTGGTCCTACGCAACTCCACCCGCCATAGAACTGGCCGAGCGCATCGCCAACTATGCGCCGGGCGACCTGAATCGAGTCTTCTTCACCACCGGCGGCGGCGAAGCGGTGGAGAGTGCATGGAAGCTGGCCAAGCAGTTCTTCAAGTTGACCGGAAAACCCGGCAAGCACAAGGTGATTTCGCGTTCCATCGCGTATCACGGGACCCCTCAGGGTGCACTGGCAATCACGGGCATCCCGGCGTTCAAGGCGCCATTCGAACCGCTCACCCCCGGCGGCTTTCGCGCACCGAACACCAACTTCTACCGGGCGCCCGACGCCTACGCACACAGCCAGGAGGCATTCGGCCAGTACTGCGCCGACCGCATCGCCGAGGCCATCGAATTCGAGGGTCCCGATACCGTCGCCGCAGTATTCCTGGAGCCAGTGCAGAACGCCGGCGGGTGCTTCCCACCACCACCGGGATATTTTCAGCGAGTCCGTGAGATCTGCGACCGCTACGACGTACTCCTGGTGTCCGACGAGGTGATCTGCGCCTACGGCCGCATCGGCTCGATGTTCGCCTGCGATGATTTCGGCTATATCCCCGACATCATCACCAGCGCAAAGGGTTTGACATCCGGCTACTCCCCGATCGGCGCGATGATCGCCAGCGACCGCCTGTTTGAACCCTTCAACGACGGCAAGACGATGTTCGCCCACGGCTACACCTTCGGCGGACACCCGGTGTCGTCCGCGGTCGCGCTGGCCAACCTCGATATCTTCGAGCGTGAGGGCATCAATACTCACGTGAAAGCGAACGCCCCGATATTCAGGGCAACACTCGAGAAGCTGTACGACCTTCCGATCGTCGGCGACGTCCGCGGTGAGGGATTCTTCTACGGCATCGAACTCGTAAAAGACAAGGCCACCAGGGAGACCTTCAACAGCGAAGAGTCCGAGCGCCTGCTGCGCGGCTTCCTAACCCCCGCACTGTGGGAGGCGGGTCTGTACTGCCGCGCGGACGATCGTGGCGATCCGGTGATCCAGCTGGCTCCGCCGCTGATCAGCGGCCAGAAGGAGTTCGAAGCGATCTATGACATCCTGCACAACGTCCTCGACGAAGCAGGGCGCCGCCTCTAGTGTCCTGAGTCGTTAACTCGTCTGCAGGAGCACCGAGGTGTGGGTGCCGCCGCACAGTTTCTTGGTGGTCAGCTCGGCGAACCACCGTTGAACCAGGTTGAGCTGGTCGGGTGAACTGCGGCACGAACCGTGGATGGGCCAGCAGCAACTGTGGTCAACCCAGGCCGTCGCGTAGATAGTGGCCTGCGCGGACAACGAGGTCGGCGATCACCACGACCGGCACGGGCGCGGTGGCGTACACGTGATGACTTTGGCTCTGCGCCCGCCGGCGGCCGCCGTTCGACCCCACCAGCACACCAGAGAAGGACAACTGCGCTCAATACGGTGCCGGCCGCGACCACCCACGACTTTTCGTTCGTGGATGTCGAACTAGATCGACTTGCTTGGAGGGCGTCGTGCCTTGGCGAGGCGGCGAGGGTAGTTGCTCTCGGCCGGGGAGGAACGCACCGCCATCCACGGCGCGCTCGCCGGATGCTGGGCGTCTAGCAAAGGCTTTAACGATAACCATATCCAGTGTTTCGGGCTCGCTACTCATGCGCAGCACGACCGTCGCCAACGAGGATTCTCAGACATGGAGCAACGGCGCGCGAACGACTCAAGGGATCCTCCTGGGGCATGTCATCGCCCCACCCGAACGCGGCGCGTCCCAACATAGTACTGGTCACACCATGTTTCCGAAGAAGCGGCCACGGCACAGCGCCGCGCAAACGACCACGCCAGGCCGGCCACCAAAGCGGTGGCGCGTCACAGGCCGATGGCCGACTGCCGCCGGGAATCACTTCGGTGGCAATTTCGACTACCACTCACGTTAATTTTGCTCTCAGCTATCGAGGCAATTATTGACGGCCGAATCGAGGGTTTCGCAAAGCGACAGCATGTTAGTGATCGGGATTACCAAGGCTGGCGGTTAGTGGGGCCCGTCATACACCACGGCTAATTGCCGGTATCGCCAATTACATTGCGGCAACCGAATGCCTGCTGCGAAAAACTTGTCCGAAATTCGACAACAGACTTGACGGTATCGGCGACGATCCTGATCGCCCACGGCAACACCGCTCGTGGAAACGATCGCCGCTGCCTCAAACGGCGAGCCGGTCCGCGTCGTCACAATGATGCTGCCCCACAACATGAACACCGCACGCAGCGCGATTGGAAGCCCACACCTTACGTCGTTACACCCGCGCAACAGTGACACATCAGCAAAGCATCGGCCGAAAATTGCCATGCGGGAAACCAATTCGACCACGCAGGCTCCCGCGATCGAGACGATGTAACGCTCGACGCGGAATGCAGCTAAAGGTCTGACGTATCGTCCGCCCAACATCGAGCGGGTTCAATTCAGGCCCTCCCACATTGGTGTCGACGGCAAGTGAAATCTGCTCAGTTATCGGAAAGTGGATTTTGACCAGCTGGGGTTCATTGTTCGGCGGCCCATGACGGTTGGGACGCGAGCACTGCGCCAGCAACAAGCTCCGCAGTCGCCCAGCGTGAGCCGATACAGCGCGCAAGGACTCCACCCAGGATCAGCATCAGCCCAGCCGCAGTGAAGAGCGCAGCATGAGCCCACGCGTCGGTGTTGGTCACGCTGCCGGCGGCGACAGTTGAGTCATGCAGCGCCGCGACATCTCCTGAAGCGGCTTCATGCCCAGCCATGTCGATCATTGTCTCTCACTCCAGTGTTTTGCTCGTGTCATAAGCACCGGGTGCAACCGCTGACAACGCCAAACCGGCAGCGACCGACTGAGCCGTTGGCCCAGCCGTCCATCGCAACGCGCAGCCCAGCCGGTCAAGCCACAACAGGCACCCCTAAGTAATTTTGGTGCAGGAATGGCTGAGATGCCGGGCTTAGGATCGTGGGTATGGCATCGGTGTTGCGCGTCGACCCCAACGCACTTCGTCATGCCTCCCGCGCGCAAACCACCGTCGCATCGGCCATTTCGACTTTGGCGGTGGGGCAGTCAATGGCGAGCGCCGGCGAGGGAGTGTCCGGCCTGCACAGCGAAACCGGGTGCTCGATGGTAGGCGACCTGTTTGACGCCGCATCATCTGCCACACATGAGGAATTGGCTGCGCACGCCGACAAGTTGTCGAAGGCCGCCGACATGTATCAGCGCGCCGACAAGGAACTCGGCGAAAAGTTGAGCAGGCATCTTCGATAATGGGTTGCGCTGCAGCACAATTGGGCGAGATGAAAGTTCGGCGTCACGGATGACGGTGACCGTCCCCCAAGTCGAGGCGTCGCGGCCCGAAGCGTTGACCGAATCGGCCACCGAGTTGCGCGGCAAGGCTGCTAGCTTGGCCACCCAGATCGACACGCAGCGCGCCACCACTGACGGGCTGCGAAAGAATTGGGAGGGCACCGCGTCTGATGCCGCAGCAGCCAAGGTGGCCCCGACTATCGCGCGGATGCAACAGATCCACGACGCCCTCACCCGCACCCCGGCCGTGCTCAACGATGGTGGCACGCGACTAGCAGCGGACCGGGCCAACGTCGTCAACACCGTCAGCCAGCTGACCGGTCAGGGCTGGCAAGTCGCCCCCGACGGCAGCGTCTCGGTGCGTCCAGGCGGCCCGCTGGATCAATACGCCAAAGCCAGCACGGTCAATGAGATGAAGGTGATGCAGCTCGCGGCCTCCAATTCCGTCGCAGTCAAGACGCTGCTGGGGTTCTTCGACACCACCGACCGGCAGCTCTCCAAAGACCTGCACCGCGGTGGGCGGCCTTGATGGCGGGCCGACCAAGCTCGGCATCGGTGACCTGCCGCAGGACAAACTGCCCTATGACGACGGCTCGCAGATCCCGACCGGTAAGAGTCCCGAAGAGGTCAACAAGTGGTGGAAATCGCTCGACAAGCAACAACAGGACAAGCTGCTGCATGACTGGCCTGACCGGCTCGGCAACCTCAACGGCATCCCGGTTGCCGACCGGAGCACGGCCAACAAGGCGGTCATGCAACAGGACCTCGACCGCCCCGCTGAGGTCGCCAAGGCCCGCGGTGTCAGCGTGGAGGAGGTGCTGGCGCATCCCGAGCAGTACGGCATGGCCGGCGAGATGATGAACCGCTACAACAACGCGGTCAAGGTCAAAGAGGGACTGGCGTTAAACGCGGAAAGAACGGGTGCGCCGACCTTCCTTCAGGTCTACGAACCCGACAAGTTCGGAGGCGCCGGCCGCGCCGCGATCGCCATCGGCAACCCCGACGAAGCAGTCAACACCGCCGTTGTCGTCCCGGGAACCAGCCACAGCGTCACCGAAGGCTGGCTGAGCTCAACCGATGCCTCCCAGATCTACACCGAAACCAAGAACGCCGACCACAGCAAGCCCGTCTCGGTGATCGCATGGATGGGCTACGACGCCCCGGACAGCTTGCTCGATCCCCAAGTAGCGCAAACCGGGCTGGCCCACCAGGGCGGAGCACTGCTGGCCGCCGACGTCAACGCACTAAGCGCCACCCACGATCCCAAGGTGGGCACCCAGCACATCACGGCGATCGGGCATTCCTACGGATCGACCACGGTCGCCGATGCGGCCGCCGGGTACGGCATGCACATCGATAACGCCGTCCTGGTGGGATGCCCGGGAACGGATATGGCGCGCAACGCCAACGACTTCCACCTCAACCCCGGCGGGCACGTCTATGTCGGCTCAGCGTCGACCGACCCGATCACCACGTTGGGCGGCATGGCGCAATCGCACGTACCGGGCACGGGCATCACGGTCGCGCTCGGGGCCGATCCGTCAGTGGATGGGTTCGGATCGACGAGGTTCAAAGCCGAAGTGCCAGGCCTGACCTTCACCGATCACAGTCACTACTACGATCGCGGGACCGAATCGCTGTTCAGCATCGGGGACATCGCCTCCGGACACGGAGATGCGTTGGAGCACGACGGCATGACCGCACCGCACCGGATCCACGTGCCATCGTTCATCCCGGGCCTACCGTCGACCGATTTCGACCCCGAGTTGTACCGGCCACCGACAAGCGGTCATGAGCACAAATGAAGGAGTCCGACACCGTGACCCGAACCCGACGTGCAGTGATCCTCACCGCGGCAGCGGTCCTACTGGCAGGATGTGACACAGTGAATTCACTCGCCAACGGCGTGACCAACCCGATGACACCCGAACAATCCCGGCGCCAAGTCGTCGACGCCGCAACCGAGGTCAGCCACCTCATCGCCAAACCCATTGTATCGGCCTATTTTTGGCATGAATCGTGCAGCGACGGCGACGAAGGTCCGTTCCGTGGCGTCGTCAGAATCTCCTATCAACCGCCCACCGATCCCCACGCCGCGGCAGACGCGTTCGACGACATGACACAACGCCTCCGAAACGGTGGATGGGCCACGGACAGTGACTTCAAAAGCCACGCACTGACATTGAAAAAAGGCGGCGTCAATGCCTCCCTGTCGCCGGCCGATGCCAGCGTCCCAATGGCGTCGGTCGAGCTCTACGGCGAGTGCCGCGACACCACCACCACCAAGGCCACCAAAGGCGGCAACGAGACACTCACCATCAATTGAAACCGGCCCGATGACTTGATCGACTCTTGCCAAAACGGGTATCTACGTATGCCGGATCCCGCGATCTAGGCAAATTACCGACACCAGACGACGACTCCTGCAGCACTGCCGCCGGTATTTGGCGGCAACCAACTACCAATAACGCCCACTTACGTTGTGCACCGATAGCCACGAAATTCGTGCCCATCGCTTGAGTGGCCTTGTGGCACTATACAATTCCACCGCGAAGGTGGAGACGACGCATGAGCCATCAAAGGTGAATGGATGCCAGTCGGCACCACCTTGACTAGACGCTGTATCAGCTGAATGATTGGTTCATCTTTTGGGAGCGGATAAACGGGGGTTCGGGAACAATGGCTGGCTATAGCATCGCCCGCCTCAACCGCATCCAGCGACGCTCGACAGCGGCCACGAACCGCCTCGCCGGAGATCTCCTGTCGGGAGGCATACTGAATTCACCGGCGAATACCGAGATTGAGATGCCGCGGCAATTACCCAGTTCAGAAATGGCGATGCCCACTTTGGTTGAGCTCTGGTCGCGAAGCCTCCATGATGACTCATTGATAGCGGTACGACCGGTCATCAAACGATCGATAATCACCTTGATGCGCTCGGGTTACAATGGAGATGGCCGCGCGTACGGTGATCTTGTTGCGTTAGTTAGCTATTTACACCGAGAACTTGCCTTGGAGGCACAGCAGGCCGAAGACTGGACTGTTGAACGGCAACGCATCGTCTTGTTCCAACGCGGACAATCGCTCCAGACTGCTCCAGACGCACACTCACTCTTCAATCTCGATTTTGACCGTCGGCTGGTCGCGATCTCTCGCATCCTGGCCGGCACCTTGCAGCCAAGCGATCTGGGACCTCAGTTTCGCCATCTGTCGCGGGTATCGGCTCAGGCGCGCGACGTCTGGGTAGGACTGCATGTGCGCCTGGCTCTGCCCGCCTCGATCTCACGGTTCAACGCAGACAATCCGGCTGGCGACCTCGTGCTACTTCCCCGAAAGTTCTACCTCCAGCTCAACGCAACGGGCCCAGCAGGTAACGCGCACATCAGCTATACCAGTGACGATATCCACGCACTGATGGCCGGTCGCATACGGTGGGCGCTGCCACCGAAGACGCAGCGCTTACCGCGTTTCCGCTCCTACCGATCAACGAAGACCTGTGGGCGACCTCAACGGCATTGGTAGCAGATTCTTTAGCGCCGTTCATGCTTGAAGCGATCCGCCTGGAAAACCAATGGGAAGCTGCGATCGCCCAACCGTTTGAAGACGAAGTCAATGATTTCTTTCGATCGCGGGGTTTCGCGAGTGGTCCGGTGTCCATGTCTGGCTACTGGGACCCGCAGGGTCCGGGTGCAGACGTTTTGCGCGACGCTATCAACGGTCGGTTAGCCACGCCAACAGGTGGCCCTCCCCTATCAGGACAGGTTGATGTCCTCGCAATCGGTGAACACGGGTGTTTTGTCATCGAATGCAAGTCTGTCTCAGCAATGATTAAGCCCACGAACATGTTTGGACGAATCTCCCCCGACGATGCCGATTCCTGGCGAAGTAAGGTGTCGTCGAAGGTACAGTGGCTCCGGCCGCGGCTCGACAGAGCCGTCGATGTCGGCGTCGTAGTCGTCGAGGGCTTGCAGTATCTGAATTCCGCCGAAGAGACTGCAGACATCCCGGTGATGCCCTTGCCCTCGTCAAGGACATGATCGATCAGGATTGGCTCAACTCGCCTGATCGGATCAGGCATCGGACTGCTCTCTATTCATTCGAGACCGGTCAAAGTAGCGATCGCCCACAATTCCCGTGTGATCACGAATTCTGACGGCAGACTCCAACAACGTCGAGTTCGTGCATTAGACACACGCGTACCACCGCCATTGGGGTGCTGTGCTACTGCGTCGAACTTGCTGAGCAGCGGAGTGGATGGTTGAGGTGACAACCTCGCGACTTCAACGCGAGTCGGCCCTCAGCGCGACCTCTGGACACAACCGGCCCCGAGCAAGCCGTGCTGGCCAAATCGCCGACGCGCGGCCGCCGATAACACCCAACTATGTTGACCAGCGCCTCAAGCGCATAGTCAAGTGCAACAGCAGTTTGCATTGCGCCTTGGCATCAGCGGGATGCTCTGCCAGCAAGTCACGTGGGGCGACCAGCGATAGTTCTCAGTCACGACAGGTTCTCTATGGCGTCGGCGTGTGGTCGGGGCACAGGTTCTGTATCGCCCGGTCAACGAAGTGAGTCGCCGGAACAACAGTCCACCCGCGCATCTGTTCAACCTGCTGGGTGACGCTCCAGATTGATTGGCCTGGCATATCCAACGTCACGCATACAGTGTTCCCGAGCAGCACCACGTTGTCGTCGTTGATGGTGATGCCATCGCCGGCGATGGCCGCAAGGAACGCGCGGTCTTTGTCGCTGACCGGACTTGGCTGAAGTGTCACAATGGGTGTCTCGGTAGATTGTGGTGCCGCGGCCGTCGCTGTGCTGGTCGATGAGGCCGGAGTCGTGCTCGGCGCCGAGCTGGTCGAGCTGTGTGAGCAGCCGTGCCAGAAGGCGAAAATGACGATGCCCAGCACAACGACGCCACGGCGCTGCCCGTCTGTCAGCTTGCTCACCCGCCGCAGCGTAGCTCCGTACGTTTTCGGAGACGCGAGCTTTCAGCTAACCGCCAAGTTCCGCATTGAGCGCTCCCTTCAGACGAACTCCCCCTGGTCACGCCCCACCGGGGGCACCACGTCCCCACCAGTGAGTACGCGTACAAGGCCGCCCGAACCACCGAACTTCATACCGACGCTCTCACCCTCGCAACATCAGACCCAGCCAAGGCCCCGCATACCGACTGTGCCACAGTGCAACTCACCAACCGAGATCGACGACATTCCGAGTCATTAAGGCGCGTGAGTCTTCGCTAGCCACCTACTGCATAAGTGGGCGCCATAAGCACGCAAGTTGGCTGATTGGGCCACCGTGGACCACCGCTGGTGGCAGCATCCTGACAGGAGGGAGACGGGAGGAGTTCGGTGGGGTTTTACATCCGCAAGAGCATCAAAGCAGGTCCGTTTCGCTTCAATCTGAGTAGATCTGGGATCGGGGTCAGTGCCGGCATCCCGGCTTCCGCAGGGCACCGGCCCACGCGGCAATTACGTGCATATGGGACGCGGCGGCGTGTACTACCGCGCAACGCTAGGCGGCTCTTCGCCACATCAAGCTGCTGTCCGACTGCCCTCGCCGCAATGGTTGCCGGCCGACGTGCGTCCGAGCGGCATCGTCATGGAGGACGTGACCGGCAGTACCGCTATGGAATTAGCTCCCACTGGTGGTGGCGACATCGTTGAGCAACTCAACGCCGCCGCGGCTCGAACACCGTGGGGGTGGTGGGCCGTAGCAGCATCGGTCCTGCTCGGTCTGGTGACCATGCCATTCGGACTGATCCTGTGGATCATTCTCGCGCCAGTGTGCGTCTGGCTGGTACTCAATGACCGTGCCCACAAGACCGTGGTGCTCTTCTACGACGTCAACGATGACCACCACATCTGGTTCGACAAGCTCGTCTCCACCTGGCCCTGGCTCACCGGATCTCAACGCGTGTGGCGGATCATGCAATCCGGCGCCGTCACCACCACCTATCAATTCAAAACGAATGCCGGCGCCGGCCGCGTCATCAATCGGCTCAACGCACCCGCCACCATCACCGGTCCGACGCAGCTGTCCACCAACATCGCTGTTCCGTCAGTTGTCGCCGGCAACGCTGGCCTGTACTTTCTGCCGGATCGCGTGCTGATTCGCGAAGGTAATCAGTTCAGCGACATCACCTACGCCGAGCTGCGCCTGGACTCTGGCGTGACGCGGTTCATCGAGGACAACGCCCCGCCAGCGGACGCCCAAAAAGTGGACTACACGTGGCAGTACGTCAACGTCAAAGGCGGACCGGACCGCCGGTACAACAACAACCGGATGCTGCCCATAATGCTTTACGGCACAATCGATCTGACCAGCCGCCAGGGACTGCACTGGCAACTTCAGATATCGCGGAAGGACGCTGCAGCACCGGTGTGCCACGCACTGTCCAATGCACCCACTCTCACCGCCGCACCGCCACCGGTGGTCCATCCTCCACTGAAGAACCCTGCACCCCGGCCACCGCAACCGCCGCGCAGCACCGCGTTCGTCACCAATCCGGTAGGACTGCCGCCGCTGGTGCCCCGGCCAGCGGCGGCGCAGCCGCGCTCCAAGCAGAGCCAGAAACGTTCTATGCAGGCCCCGTCCCGGCCGACGATCACATGCGCTCAGTTAACGCGAAAACCGACGCCGTACCCGCTCGACGGGTTGACGTTCACCGCCATCGATATCGAGACAACGGGATTGGATCCCCGGACCGATCGGATCGTCGAAATCGGCCTGGTCAAGTTCACCGCCGACGGCACGATCGTCGATGAGTTCGCGACACTAATCAACAACCCAGGATCTAGTCCCGGCGCCCTTGCCGTGCACGGCATCAGTGATGCCGACCTCGCGGGCGCACCCGACACCGAGCGAGTCCTGTGCGAAGTCTTCGCATTCATGGCCGGCACGGTGCTTGTTGCGCACAACCTTGAATTCGAAAGCGACTTCCTGGTGACTGCCGCGCAGCGTGCCGGTCTACGCGTGCCTCGGAACGCACTCGCCATCTGCACACTGGGTACCGCGCGCCGTCAACTGGACGGCCGCGCATTCAGCCTGACCGCCATGTACAAGACCGCGACCGGACGCTGGATCGATCACCAGCACAACGCGCTCGCTGACGCGCGCGCCGTACGCGAAGTCTTCCTCTGGCTGCTGGCCCAATCCCCTGCTCCGCTGCACCTCACCATGGCGCCGCCGTCGACGACTGAATCTGCTGTGCCGGTTGAGCAGTGCCAGATCTCTTGCCGCCCAGTGCCTCTTATTCGTGCCTCAGTTGCTGAACTGCTTGACGCCTTCCCTCAATCACCCACGCCCCGGCACGGCGACCCAACTGAGGTCGATACGTACCGGAACCTGCTGGCACATGCTGTCGAAGACGGTCGACTCAGCTACGAAGAAGCCGACTCTAACGAAACAAGCCCGACTGACCCGATTAACAGGAACGCAGCTGCGCATGCTGCACCAGCAGGCCTGGGACAACACCTATCCAGACGCCAAGACTGCCGACTTGGCATCATTCACCGCCACACACCGACGCGAAATGTTCCTGCTCGCAGACGGCCTCGGACTCGCTACGCTTGCGGACACAATCCACCAAGTCATCGAGGAATGCTCCGAACCGACCCCACCGGAGCAAGCTCGCTACCTTCGAAACCTACGCGTTGCCATCGTTGGCGACGACACCAGCATCACTGACTTGCGCGAACACGCCGAGGCATACGGGGCAAAGCTGGCGATCAAGATCACGAAAACAGTCCAATGGATGGTCACTCTCACCCTGACTCCTCTGATTCTCGGCACACCACCGCGCGCGCACTCGGCATTCCGTTGATCAATCCCGCACAAGGCTGGATACAGATCAACGAAGCGATCCGCGAGGAAGAGATGAAAGCCTTTGAACGCCAACAGCAAATCGCTGCGTCCGCTGCATTGCGCGAACAACGCGCAGCCGAAGCCGACGCGTACTGGCGGCCAACCTGGCGGCCAGTAGAACTCGACGACGACCCAGGACCACCAGCCTGGGATGAATGAGGCCGGGGGCAGGGCGACTCTCTGCAGCCCCTCCCTCTGTAGGTTGCATTTCTGCATGTCGTTTCCACAGTCTCGACCTGGGCCTTTGCTTGATTGCATCAGATTTGGCGGACGGAATTTTGCATTCTGGATGGCGAATCCTAGAACCGCACGGTTGTACACGAATTGCTTTCTGTCGCGTAGTCGCTGGGGTCGAATCGGGCGCCACCGCTCACCGGCGTTGGATTCGGGCAGCGAGCACCGTGGTCCATTCGGCGAGGTAACGGTCGTCGGGTATCGGGTTCGCGGTGCGGCGAAAGAGGTTGGCGCCGACGCGTTCGCCGAGCAGAGCGTTGACGCCGAGCGCGGCCAGGGTCGCGGTTTCGGTCTCCACGAGTTGCGGACCCCAGGTGGCGATCCAGCCGGCGAGTTCGGCGGTGAGTCCCTCCACTAGGGCGGCATACGCGGTGTCGAGGTGCTCAGACATGCCCGCGGGGGTGCGCGCGGCGATCTGCAGCAGTTCGCTTTCCTGATCGATCACCGTCAGCAGGTAGCGGCCGAGCACGGTGAGCTCGCTATGCAGGTCTCCGAGCCCGGCGAACAGGGCGCGCATGTCGGCCATCGCCGAGCGGCGATCCAGCTGCCGGTCGATCCCGGCCGCTAGTAGCGCGTCTTTGGATTTGAAGTGCCGGTACAGCGCGCCCGAACCGGCCGAAAGCCCCGCGGCCGACTCGATCTGGGAGATGCTGGTGGCCTCAAAACCCTTGTCACTGAACAGCTTCATTGCTTCGGTGACAAGCCGTTCCCGGGTGGGTGTGGCCGCCATCGTTGACCTCCTGCAAGTGATCACTTACTGTGTGTACGAGTCCACTGTACTACGCGGGTTTGATCAAGCGGGAGTCATTCGATGCCACAGCACGAGATACCAGTGCCGAAAGGCCGACTACGCCGGACGATGCCGCTGGCTGGGTTCACCGCCCGCGCGGCTGGTGGCCGATTGATTGCCGGGCTGCGCGAACGCGCCGGGGATGACGGCGCAGTGCAGCGGTT includes these proteins:
- a CDS encoding type VII secretion target, which codes for MASVLRVDPNALRHASRAQTTVASAISTLAVGQSMASAGEGVSGLHSETGCSMVGDLFDAASSATHEELAAHADKLSKAADMYQRADKELGEKLSRHLR
- a CDS encoding DUF732 domain-containing protein, which codes for MSKLTDGQRRGVVVLGIVIFAFWHGCSHSSTSSAPSTTPASSTSTATAAAPQSTETPIVTLQPSPVSDKDRAFLAAIAGDGITINDDNVVLLGNTVCVTLDMPGQSIWSVTQQVEQMRGWTVVPATHFVDRAIQNLCPDHTPTP
- a CDS encoding WXG100 family type VII secretion target — encoded protein: MTVTVPQVEASRPEALTESATELRGKAASLATQIDTQRATTDGLRKNWEGTASDAAAAKVAPTIARMQQIHDALTRTPAVLNDGGTRLAADRANVVNTVSQLTGQGWQVAPDGSVSVRPGGPLDQYAKASTVNEMKVMQLAASNSVAVKTLLGFFDTTDRQLSKDLHRGGRP
- a CDS encoding nuclease-related domain-containing protein; this translates as MLEAIRLENQWEAAIAQPFEDEVNDFFRSRGFASGPVSMSGYWDPQGPGADVLRDAINGRLATPTGGPPLSGQVDVLAIGEHGCFVIECKSVSAMIKPTNMFGRISPDDADSWRSKVSSKVQWLRPRLDRAVDVGVVVVEGLQYLNSAEETADIPVMPLPSSRT
- a CDS encoding aspartate aminotransferase family protein; this encodes MTTINAAQSLSTDLAAKAKRHLWGHFARHGADIAPPIITRGEGVTIFDDRGKSYIDGLSGLFVVQVGHGREELAAAAARQAEQLSFFPLWSYATPPAIELAERIANYAPGDLNRVFFTTGGGEAVESAWKLAKQFFKLTGKPGKHKVISRSIAYHGTPQGALAITGIPAFKAPFEPLTPGGFRAPNTNFYRAPDAYAHSQEAFGQYCADRIAEAIEFEGPDTVAAVFLEPVQNAGGCFPPPPGYFQRVREICDRYDVLLVSDEVICAYGRIGSMFACDDFGYIPDIITSAKGLTSGYSPIGAMIASDRLFEPFNDGKTMFAHGYTFGGHPVSSAVALANLDIFEREGINTHVKANAPIFRATLEKLYDLPIVGDVRGEGFFYGIELVKDKATRETFNSEESERLLRGFLTPALWEAGLYCRADDRGDPVIQLAPPLISGQKEFEAIYDILHNVLDEAGRRL
- a CDS encoding alpha/beta hydrolase is translated as MGGLDGGPTKLGIGDLPQDKLPYDDGSQIPTGKSPEEVNKWWKSLDKQQQDKLLHDWPDRLGNLNGIPVADRSTANKAVMQQDLDRPAEVAKARGVSVEEVLAHPEQYGMAGEMMNRYNNAVKVKEGLALNAERTGAPTFLQVYEPDKFGGAGRAAIAIGNPDEAVNTAVVVPGTSHSVTEGWLSSTDASQIYTETKNADHSKPVSVIAWMGYDAPDSLLDPQVAQTGLAHQGGALLAADVNALSATHDPKVGTQHITAIGHSYGSTTVADAAAGYGMHIDNAVLVGCPGTDMARNANDFHLNPGGHVYVGSASTDPITTLGGMAQSHVPGTGITVALGADPSVDGFGSTRFKAEVPGLTFTDHSHYYDRGTESLFSIGDIASGHGDALEHDGMTAPHRIHVPSFIPGLPSTDFDPELYRPPTSGHEHK